From the genome of Candidatus Saccharimonadales bacterium, one region includes:
- the cyoE gene encoding heme o synthase, whose protein sequence is MQAIRVYYKLAKPGIVYGNLLTTAAGYFLASGRVIQPLIGIGLLIGIGFVMGSACVLNNIMDRGIDRKMKRTKGRVLVTGEVSVPSAAVYAGVLGLAGFALLAIYTNLLTVVLGAVAMFLYVVAYGIAKRRTIYSTLIGTIPGAMPPVAGYVAVTNVFDGAAWLLFIALMVWQMAHFYSIAIYRQKEYKAADLPIMSVKRGIGATKQQIVFYIILFIPVVFLFTYFSYTGIVFAVGMVLISSTWLTKALRGYKGVDSEKWARGLFGFSLKVLLVFCLLLSVDAWLV, encoded by the coding sequence ATGCAAGCAATAAGAGTGTATTATAAACTTGCAAAGCCGGGTATCGTCTACGGCAATCTGCTGACTACGGCGGCGGGTTATTTTCTGGCCTCAGGTAGAGTTATCCAGCCCCTGATTGGCATCGGCCTATTGATTGGTATTGGCTTTGTGATGGGTTCGGCGTGTGTTCTAAATAATATTATGGATCGTGGGATCGATCGAAAGATGAAGCGGACAAAAGGAAGGGTGCTTGTAACGGGGGAGGTATCAGTACCGAGCGCAGCAGTGTATGCAGGCGTGCTAGGATTGGCGGGTTTTGCTCTTCTAGCTATATACACCAATCTGCTAACTGTAGTATTAGGGGCTGTGGCGATGTTCTTATATGTTGTAGCGTATGGAATTGCTAAGCGCCGTACGATATATAGCACACTTATCGGGACAATTCCTGGCGCTATGCCACCGGTGGCAGGTTATGTTGCGGTAACGAACGTGTTTGATGGAGCGGCCTGGCTTTTATTCATTGCCTTAATGGTGTGGCAAATGGCGCATTTCTATTCGATTGCTATTTATCGCCAAAAAGAATATAAAGCGGCTGATTTGCCTATCATGAGCGTAAAACGAGGTATTGGAGCAACTAAACAACAGATTGTTTTTTATATCATTCTCTTTATCCCTGTGGTCTTTCTTTTTACATATTTTAGTTATACCGGGATAGTTTTTGCAGTGGGTATGGTGCTTATTTCGAGTACGTGGCTTACAAAGGCGCTGCGCGGTTACAAAGGGGTCGATAGTGAAAAGTGGGCGCGAGGATTGTTTGGCTTTTCACTTAAGGTTTTACTCGTATTCTGCTTATTGTTATCAGTTGATGCATGGTTGGTCTAG
- a CDS encoding FAD-dependent oxidoreductase, translated as MNIIVVGGGFGGIKAALELARDRRNKITLISNRPDFQYYPALYSAATGHSHLESWVPLGTIFAGKKNITVQLDTITGVDTKAKKLTGESGATYTYERCIMALGVVTTYFGIEGLDVFSYGIKSEEEVMRLKRHLYEDIAENHTMDKHYVVIGAGPTGVELAAALGSYITRLCDHYGVKQSGAPKIDLLEGAPRVLPKMSEATSRIVTKRLKKLGVNVRTGQALESATADHIMVGGKPIRSRTVIWTAGVTNHPFYKVNAPSFELLPNGRVKVDAFMKAAPDVYVIGDNAATPYSGLAQTALHDALFVAHNIWREQNGKSPKKYKAVKPPVVIPVGEDWAILEWRGLRISGWLGTLLRRAADFIGYNDMLPLGQALGAWHASMVMEDNYFTPAKSETGRTAIRK; from the coding sequence ATGAATATTATCGTAGTTGGTGGTGGGTTTGGTGGAATTAAGGCTGCTCTTGAACTTGCGCGCGACCGTCGCAATAAAATAACGCTCATAAGTAACAGGCCTGATTTTCAGTATTATCCGGCTCTCTATAGCGCTGCTACCGGTCATAGTCATCTGGAGTCATGGGTACCTTTAGGTACGATTTTTGCTGGTAAGAAAAATATCACCGTGCAACTCGATACTATAACGGGTGTTGATACAAAAGCTAAAAAACTCACAGGTGAATCGGGTGCGACATACACATACGAACGGTGCATTATGGCACTAGGAGTTGTCACGACTTATTTTGGAATCGAAGGGCTTGATGTTTTCTCGTATGGTATAAAATCGGAAGAAGAAGTGATGCGCTTGAAAAGGCATCTATATGAAGATATCGCCGAAAATCACACCATGGATAAGCACTATGTCGTTATCGGTGCCGGTCCTACTGGTGTCGAGTTGGCGGCAGCGCTAGGCTCGTATATCACTCGCCTATGTGACCATTATGGTGTGAAGCAAAGTGGTGCGCCTAAAATTGATCTGCTTGAAGGAGCGCCTCGCGTCTTGCCAAAAATGAGCGAAGCGACGAGTCGTATTGTCACGAAACGATTGAAGAAACTTGGAGTCAATGTTCGTACGGGTCAGGCACTTGAGTCAGCGACCGCAGATCATATTATGGTAGGAGGCAAGCCAATTCGTAGTAGGACGGTTATCTGGACCGCAGGTGTCACGAACCATCCTTTTTACAAAGTGAATGCTCCTAGTTTCGAACTTTTGCCAAACGGACGTGTAAAAGTTGATGCATTCATGAAAGCGGCACCCGATGTATATGTTATTGGCGACAATGCGGCGACTCCTTATTCTGGTCTCGCCCAGACAGCACTTCACGATGCGCTATTTGTAGCTCATAATATCTGGCGAGAACAAAACGGCAAGTCTCCTAAAAAGTACAAAGCCGTGAAGCCACCAGTAGTTATTCCAGTGGGCGAAGATTGGGCCATTCTGGAGTGGCGCGGTCTTCGTATTAGCGGTTGGCTTGGAACGTTGCTACGCCGTGCCGCCGACTTTATCGGCTATAATGATATGCTTCCACTTGGCCAAGCACTTGGTGCCTGGCATGCATCGATGGTGATGGAGGATAATTACTTTACTCCTGCCAAATCCGAAACAGGCCGGACGGCCATTCGAAAATAA
- a CDS encoding FKBP-type peptidyl-prolyl cis-trans isomerase, protein MATPKSQRIGIWVIASVLMIGTIGSFAVMILQSQNAQTDQQQQQKLIEEYQKQLADQQKQADELSSQYYAEFSQYKDVPAAFDMNAVGDKVTTNDLKPGTGAEIKSDTKYKAYYIGWNPKGKVFDSSISDQKLKAPIDTATTTLIEGWSQGTVGMKVGGVREITIPSDLAYKDQGSGDDIPPNTPIKFVVMVIATN, encoded by the coding sequence ATGGCAACGCCAAAGAGTCAGAGAATCGGTATTTGGGTGATCGCGTCAGTCTTAATGATCGGAACTATCGGATCGTTTGCGGTAATGATCTTGCAGAGCCAAAATGCACAGACCGATCAACAGCAACAGCAAAAGCTCATTGAAGAATATCAGAAACAGCTAGCAGATCAACAAAAGCAGGCAGATGAATTATCGAGCCAATATTATGCGGAGTTCTCTCAGTATAAAGATGTGCCTGCGGCTTTTGACATGAACGCGGTTGGCGATAAGGTCACGACAAATGATTTGAAGCCTGGAACGGGTGCTGAAATAAAATCAGATACGAAATACAAAGCCTACTATATCGGTTGGAATCCAAAAGGAAAGGTATTTGATAGTTCAATCAGTGACCAAAAGTTAAAGGCGCCAATTGATACGGCAACCACAACACTTATTGAAGGTTGGAGTCAAGGCACCGTAGGTATGAAGGTGGGTGGTGTTCGCGAAATAACGATTCCTTCTGACTTGGCTTATAAGGACCAAGGAAGCGGCGATGACATTCCGCCCAATACGCCTATTAAATTCGTAGTAATGGTTATTGCTACCAACTAA
- a CDS encoding FAD-dependent oxidoreductase codes for MAKEIRDVVMVGTGPSALAAAVYTTREDIDTVLYEKSIIGGLAAVTDKVDNYPGFPDGIEGLVLAEQLQKQAERFGAEIEFGEVSAIRDEGDVKVLTIDSQEVKARSILIATGSDYTKLGIPGESEYYGRGVHYCATCDGAFYRDKRLVVTGGGNSAVQEAMFLTRFATHIDLLVRSKISASEILQQELQKFVDEGKITVHLGTTTDEIVATDGKVTSVVGTQNGERKSFQADGIFVFIGLKPNTGFLAGTGIELDEMGMIKTDRHLMTSMPGVFASGDVRSHATMQIASAVGEGATAALSIREYLDLKKMV; via the coding sequence ATGGCGAAAGAAATACGCGATGTTGTAATGGTGGGTACTGGTCCGAGCGCACTTGCTGCGGCTGTTTATACGACCAGGGAAGATATTGATACAGTATTGTATGAGAAGAGCATTATTGGCGGTCTCGCTGCGGTAACGGATAAAGTTGATAATTATCCGGGATTTCCTGATGGGATCGAAGGTCTTGTCTTGGCCGAACAACTACAAAAACAGGCTGAACGGTTTGGGGCGGAAATTGAGTTCGGTGAGGTATCTGCTATTCGAGACGAAGGTGATGTCAAAGTATTGACCATCGATAGTCAGGAAGTAAAAGCACGAAGTATCCTCATAGCCACGGGTAGCGATTACACGAAGCTTGGCATACCCGGCGAAAGTGAGTACTATGGCCGTGGCGTTCATTACTGTGCTACCTGTGACGGGGCTTTTTACCGCGATAAGCGATTGGTGGTAACTGGAGGTGGTAACTCGGCGGTACAGGAAGCAATGTTCCTTACTCGTTTCGCAACGCACATTGATCTACTGGTGCGAAGTAAAATCTCTGCGAGTGAAATCCTTCAGCAGGAACTACAGAAATTTGTTGATGAGGGCAAGATTACTGTACATCTCGGCACCACAACAGATGAGATCGTTGCTACTGACGGCAAAGTGACGTCAGTTGTCGGTACGCAAAACGGTGAGCGAAAGTCTTTTCAGGCGGACGGCATCTTTGTGTTTATAGGCCTGAAGCCGAACACTGGATTTTTAGCTGGTACTGGTATCGAACTTGATGAGATGGGAATGATAAAAACTGATCGCCACCTAATGACGAGCATGCCCGGGGTATTTGCAAGCGGTGATGTCCGTTCGCATGCTACGATGCAAATCGCCAGCGCTGTAGGAGAAGGTGCGACGGCGGCACTCTCAATCCGTGAGTATCTTGATTTGAAAAAAATGGTATAA
- a CDS encoding glycerophosphodiester phosphodiesterase, with the protein MLVIGHRGAAGLAHENTLEALRAGLEAGADILEFDVRITKDGIPVLAHDFHTFRTHHDLSIISHHTLNELRQRLLEFPIVTLEEVLDEFFGTILLNIEVKGRGSGKVTATFVKKHYIKKPEDWDNILFSSFNGGELRAIRKVSKRANLSLLHFDNPFLFIAYQRSLRLTAVGFHRLYVNSFALLIAKKVGLFTYAYTVDRPNAATLLAQEGVEGVVTNRPDRVIEELKRHSI; encoded by the coding sequence ATGTTGGTTATTGGTCACAGGGGCGCAGCAGGCCTTGCTCACGAAAATACGCTTGAAGCCTTGCGAGCGGGACTTGAAGCCGGCGCTGATATATTAGAGTTTGATGTGCGCATTACCAAAGACGGTATTCCTGTCTTAGCACATGATTTTCACACTTTTCGCACGCATCATGATCTTTCGATCATCTCTCATCATACGCTCAACGAACTGCGCCAACGTCTTCTTGAATTCCCTATCGTCACTCTAGAGGAAGTATTGGATGAATTTTTTGGGACCATATTACTCAATATTGAGGTAAAGGGCAGAGGCAGCGGAAAAGTGACTGCCACCTTTGTAAAAAAGCACTACATCAAAAAACCTGAGGATTGGGATAATATCTTATTTTCTTCTTTTAACGGTGGCGAGCTTCGAGCCATCCGAAAAGTGAGCAAGCGCGCAAACCTCTCACTACTCCATTTTGATAATCCATTTCTCTTCATTGCCTATCAGAGAAGTCTTCGCCTGACAGCCGTGGGATTCCATAGGCTCTACGTGAATTCGTTTGCCCTTCTTATAGCAAAAAAAGTTGGTTTATTTACTTATGCTTACACTGTTGATCGACCTAATGCCGCAACGCTTCTTGCCCAAGAGGGTGTTGAAGGTGTCGTGACCAATCGACCAGACCGTGTCATTGAAGAGTTAAAGCGTCATTCTATTTGA
- a CDS encoding inorganic diphosphatase, with product MADFNQILTPGSVDEGVVNVVVEIPAGSSHKIEWNRDLAVMQLDRVEPAIFAKPTNYGFIPQTLDEDGDELDVLIVTDEPLPTGVFLEGKIIGVMKFEDDGEVDDKIVVVPTDDRNTGNRIQTLADIPQLVKQIENHFNHYKDLKKPGSTIVKSWGDVEEAKAVVHESIERWNNR from the coding sequence ATGGCTGATTTCAACCAAATTCTTACTCCTGGTAGCGTTGACGAAGGTGTGGTAAACGTCGTTGTCGAGATTCCTGCCGGTAGTTCACATAAAATCGAATGGAACCGCGACCTCGCGGTAATGCAACTTGATCGCGTTGAGCCGGCAATCTTTGCTAAGCCGACTAATTATGGCTTTATCCCACAGACCCTTGATGAAGATGGCGATGAGCTTGATGTACTTATTGTAACTGACGAGCCGCTCCCTACAGGTGTGTTCTTAGAAGGTAAAATCATCGGTGTTATGAAATTTGAGGATGATGGTGAAGTTGATGATAAGATCGTGGTTGTTCCTACGGACGATCGCAATACAGGCAATCGTATCCAAACCTTAGCTGATATTCCGCAGCTCGTGAAGCAAATCGAAAACCACTTTAACCATTACAAAGATCTTAAAAAACCTGGCTCAACCATTGTGAAAAGCTGGGGCGACGTTGAAGAAGCGAAAGCTGTCGTTCACGAATCTATCGAACGCTGGAATAATCGATAA
- a CDS encoding RelA/SpoT family protein has product MALHKKEVIKHASPHYEEDELLELEHAIDFATDAHEGLFRKSGEPYIIHPLAVADTLIEWGMDIDTVLAGVLHDTVEDTETTLKDIENLFGGDVAFLVDGVTKVSQARAGMRNLESYLPQTTDNLSKLLIAVGQDVRVIIIKLADRLHNLSTLQYMPAEKQQKIARESLEVFAPIADRLGMGRVRMQIEEFAYSYLDPKEFQHLKNMMRKRLGKSTRKLGEVRKQVEAELRKHDIEFEVNGRVKSIYSLHKKLKKVDGNIDDIYDLMALRVIVKDKEACYRVLGLLHSLYQPMISRIKDYIAVPKPNGYQSLHTTVITPSKQIVEFQIRTYDMHEYAERGLAASFHYHEQKNSKDYLKNTKRIANLPSHLQWITQLQEVASRLGSGDTISHEQLNIDLFNDRIFVYSPNGDIYNLPEGSLPLDFAYLVHSDIGMHAYSFKVNGNIHPFDKPLQNGDVVEVVTRTLSLPKPAWLDLVTTSHAREKLRAQLKKLGLIESISTAANVIKQKVLRKKKN; this is encoded by the coding sequence ATGGCATTGCACAAAAAAGAAGTCATTAAACACGCCTCGCCTCATTATGAAGAAGACGAGCTTTTAGAATTGGAGCATGCGATCGATTTTGCTACAGACGCGCATGAAGGCCTGTTTCGCAAAAGCGGTGAACCGTATATCATCCATCCACTCGCTGTTGCCGACACACTTATCGAGTGGGGCATGGACATCGATACCGTACTCGCCGGCGTCTTACACGACACCGTTGAAGATACGGAAACTACATTAAAAGATATTGAAAATCTTTTTGGTGGCGACGTTGCTTTTTTAGTTGATGGGGTCACCAAGGTATCGCAGGCGCGTGCCGGTATGCGTAATCTCGAGAGTTATCTGCCACAAACAACCGATAATCTTTCGAAACTACTGATTGCCGTGGGCCAAGATGTTCGCGTCATCATTATCAAACTTGCCGATCGTCTCCATAACCTTTCGACTCTCCAATATATGCCCGCAGAAAAGCAACAAAAAATCGCCCGCGAAAGCCTTGAGGTATTTGCACCGATTGCCGACCGGCTTGGTATGGGACGAGTGCGTATGCAAATCGAAGAATTTGCCTACAGTTACCTTGACCCCAAAGAATTTCAGCATCTAAAAAATATGATGCGTAAACGCCTTGGTAAAAGCACGCGGAAGTTGGGCGAGGTTCGCAAACAAGTAGAAGCCGAACTTAGAAAACACGATATTGAATTTGAGGTAAACGGTCGCGTGAAAAGTATTTATAGCTTGCATAAAAAGCTAAAAAAAGTCGATGGCAACATAGATGATATCTATGATCTTATGGCACTTCGCGTTATCGTAAAAGACAAGGAAGCATGCTACCGGGTGCTCGGTCTTCTTCATTCACTTTATCAGCCGATGATTTCCCGGATTAAAGATTATATTGCCGTGCCGAAGCCCAATGGATATCAAAGTCTTCATACTACGGTTATCACACCAAGCAAGCAGATCGTTGAGTTTCAGATTCGGACCTACGATATGCATGAATATGCGGAGCGCGGGCTTGCGGCTAGCTTTCATTATCATGAGCAAAAAAATTCAAAAGATTATTTAAAAAATACGAAGCGTATCGCCAATCTTCCTTCTCACTTACAGTGGATTACCCAGCTTCAGGAAGTTGCTTCACGACTTGGATCAGGTGATACTATTTCTCACGAACAACTCAATATTGATTTGTTTAATGACCGTATTTTCGTCTACTCGCCAAATGGAGATATTTACAATCTTCCAGAAGGATCGTTGCCGCTTGATTTTGCCTACCTTGTCCATAGCGATATCGGTATGCATGCCTATAGCTTTAAGGTTAATGGCAACATTCATCCGTTCGACAAGCCACTCCAAAACGGAGATGTCGTTGAAGTGGTGACGCGTACGTTATCGCTTCCAAAGCCAGCATGGCTCGATCTTGTTACGACCAGCCATGCTCGCGAAAAGCTCCGCGCACAATTGAAAAAACTTGGTTTGATCGAATCGATTAGCACTGCTGCAAATGTAATAAAACAAAAAGTCCTTCGTAAAAAGAAGAACTAA
- the gap gene encoding type I glyceraldehyde-3-phosphate dehydrogenase, producing the protein MGKVNVAINGFGRIGRNAFKIAFERSDVDIVAINDLTDTKTLAHLLKHDSSYGTYGKEVSHDDTSIIVDGKHIPVFAQKEPGQLPWRDHSVDVVIESTGFFTDPAKARAHIDQAGAKKVIISAPAKGEGSDTIVLGVNEDQLGREGASDILNNASCTTNCITPVMAVLEHNFGIEKAMMTTVHSYTADQRLQDAPHKDLRRARAAAENVVPTSTGASIAAGQALPAVAGRFGGLSLRVPTPVVSLSDFVVVTKRDVTVEEVNEAFRKAAEQPFYQGILAVTDEQLVSSDFKGNSHSAIVDLPLTSVVAGNLLKVVAWYDNEWGFSNRLVELVADAGKLGK; encoded by the coding sequence ATGGGCAAAGTTAATGTCGCAATAAATGGCTTTGGTCGGATTGGTCGAAATGCATTTAAAATTGCGTTCGAACGAAGCGATGTCGATATTGTCGCGATCAATGATCTTACAGATACGAAGACGCTTGCGCATCTTTTGAAACACGATTCTTCTTACGGCACATACGGAAAAGAAGTAAGTCATGATGATACGAGCATCATTGTTGATGGCAAGCATATTCCCGTGTTTGCACAAAAAGAGCCAGGGCAGCTTCCATGGCGTGACCACAGTGTCGATGTCGTTATTGAAAGTACGGGTTTCTTTACCGATCCTGCTAAGGCGCGAGCCCATATTGACCAAGCGGGCGCGAAAAAAGTTATAATCAGTGCGCCTGCCAAAGGCGAAGGCTCGGATACGATCGTTCTTGGTGTTAATGAAGACCAACTCGGTCGGGAAGGTGCGAGTGACATACTTAATAATGCAAGCTGTACGACCAACTGTATAACGCCGGTAATGGCCGTACTCGAGCATAATTTTGGTATCGAAAAAGCGATGATGACAACCGTTCATAGTTACACCGCCGACCAACGCTTGCAAGATGCGCCACATAAAGATCTTCGTCGCGCACGTGCGGCAGCGGAAAATGTCGTTCCTACTAGTACGGGTGCAAGTATTGCGGCAGGTCAGGCGCTTCCCGCGGTAGCCGGACGCTTTGGCGGGCTTAGTTTACGAGTGCCGACTCCAGTAGTGAGTCTTAGTGATTTTGTCGTCGTGACGAAGCGAGATGTTACTGTTGAAGAAGTCAACGAAGCGTTTCGCAAAGCCGCGGAACAGCCGTTTTATCAAGGTATCCTTGCCGTCACTGACGAACAGCTTGTCAGCAGTGATTTTAAGGGTAATAGCCACAGTGCAATCGTTGACTTACCGCTCACGAGCGTTGTTGCGGGTAATCTTTTAAAGGTCGTTGCCTGGTATGACAACGAATGGGGATTCAGTAACCGTCTTGTCGAACTCGTGGCAGACGCCGGAAAACTAGGCAAGTAA
- a CDS encoding RpiB/LacA/LacB family sugar-phosphate isomerase yields MKIYLGADHQGFAMKEDVFAYLAKRGYDIEDVGDKELDPNDDFPQFAQLAALKVLGDEDPDPRAILLCGGGQGMCMAANRFRGIRASVIWDAYEAKMTRNDNDSNVLCLPSRVLQNEEAVWQDIIDTWLKTPFAAAPRYKRRNAQIDEL; encoded by the coding sequence ATGAAGATTTACTTGGGTGCTGATCATCAAGGCTTTGCTATGAAGGAGGATGTCTTTGCCTACCTTGCAAAGCGAGGCTATGATATAGAGGATGTAGGGGATAAAGAACTCGATCCAAACGATGATTTTCCTCAGTTTGCGCAGCTTGCCGCATTGAAGGTGCTTGGTGATGAAGATCCTGATCCAAGAGCGATTTTATTATGTGGTGGAGGTCAGGGTATGTGCATGGCGGCCAATCGCTTCAGGGGAATCCGGGCGAGTGTCATTTGGGATGCATATGAAGCTAAGATGACTCGTAATGATAACGATAGCAATGTGCTTTGCTTGCCGTCAAGAGTATTGCAAAACGAAGAAGCAGTCTGGCAGGATATCATCGATACATGGCTGAAGACGCCCTTCGCTGCGGCTCCTCGCTATAAGCGCCGTAATGCGCAGATTGATGAGCTATAG
- a CDS encoding transketolase, with product MDGGQLTVSQLQKKAAEVRKSILEMLEAAGSGHSAGPLDLADLVTTLYFSIMSVNPKDPEWSERDVFFLSNGHTVPVQYAVMAHRGYFPVKELLTLRKLGSRLQGHPERLKLPGLENTSGPLGSGLSQAAGYAYSLQYLDNAKHRWVYAITGDGELNEGNIWEAAMFAGKYKLSQLIVFVDRNNIQIDGPTEEVMPLEDLRGKWESFGWHVQEINGHNIESIIDAAAMARAITNRPSVIITHTIPGKGVEFMEYDYHWHGYGKSPDDYTEALKKLRSLNGKITGEHE from the coding sequence ATGGACGGTGGGCAATTGACAGTTTCTCAGCTACAAAAAAAAGCTGCGGAAGTACGAAAAAGTATCTTGGAGATGCTAGAAGCAGCGGGTAGCGGCCATAGTGCCGGCCCCCTTGACCTTGCAGATCTCGTTACGACACTTTATTTTTCTATCATGAGCGTAAATCCTAAGGATCCCGAATGGAGCGAACGTGACGTTTTCTTTCTTAGTAATGGTCATACGGTTCCTGTTCAATATGCGGTTATGGCGCATAGGGGATACTTTCCTGTTAAAGAGTTGCTCACGCTTCGTAAGTTAGGCAGCCGCTTACAGGGCCACCCTGAACGCTTAAAATTACCAGGTCTTGAAAATACGAGCGGTCCACTAGGTTCCGGCTTGAGTCAAGCCGCCGGGTATGCTTATAGTTTGCAATACCTTGATAATGCCAAGCATCGCTGGGTGTACGCGATTACGGGTGATGGGGAACTGAACGAAGGCAATATATGGGAAGCTGCGATGTTTGCTGGTAAGTATAAACTTTCTCAGCTCATAGTGTTTGTTGACCGTAATAATATCCAGATTGATGGTCCAACTGAAGAGGTGATGCCGCTTGAGGATCTCCGGGGCAAATGGGAGTCATTCGGCTGGCATGTGCAGGAAATCAATGGCCATAACATAGAGAGTATCATCGATGCAGCAGCCATGGCGAGGGCAATTACGAATCGTCCAAGCGTTATTATTACTCATACTATTCCGGGTAAAGGCGTCGAATTTATGGAATATGACTATCATTGGCATGGATACGGCAAGTCGCCAGACGATTATACGGAGGCTCTTAAGAAGTTGCGCAGTTTGAACGGCAAGATTACAGGAGAACACGAATGA
- a CDS encoding transketolase C-terminal domain-containing protein: protein MSTYSLNPHLYGDDVKLEPIRAGFGRGLKAAGETNEAIVALCADLTDSTQMSLFKEAFPERFIEMGIAEQNLVTVASGLARAGKVPFTSSYAAFSPGRNWEQIRTTIALNEQPVKIIGSHAGVSVGPDGATHQMLEDIALMRVLPNMVVIAPGDSIEAEKATHAIVSNGKPSYLRLAREKTPVFSTEHSPFEIGKAYKLRSGDDVTLLGTGTMTYQLLVAAKRLEEKGIHADVVHVPTIKPLDEETILESIKKTGRVVTAEEAQMAAGFGGAIAELLGEKLPTPLLRVGMKDRFGESGTPAELIKYFGLDGESISRDVEEFVRKVPRYHQGF from the coding sequence ATGAGCACATATAGCCTAAATCCGCATCTTTATGGCGATGACGTAAAACTTGAACCGATTCGCGCAGGGTTTGGCCGTGGGCTTAAGGCAGCCGGTGAAACAAACGAGGCGATCGTTGCGCTGTGTGCCGACCTTACCGACAGCACCCAGATGTCACTTTTTAAGGAGGCATTTCCTGAACGATTTATTGAGATGGGGATTGCCGAGCAAAACTTAGTGACGGTTGCGAGCGGTTTGGCGCGTGCCGGTAAAGTTCCGTTTACAAGCAGCTATGCCGCATTTAGTCCAGGCCGTAATTGGGAGCAGATCCGCACTACGATTGCGCTAAATGAGCAGCCAGTGAAGATTATCGGCTCCCATGCCGGTGTGAGCGTAGGGCCGGATGGCGCGACCCACCAAATGCTCGAGGATATTGCACTTATGCGTGTTCTGCCCAACATGGTAGTGATCGCTCCGGGAGATAGTATCGAGGCGGAGAAGGCGACGCATGCGATTGTCAGTAATGGGAAGCCAAGTTATCTTCGGTTGGCTCGCGAGAAAACTCCCGTATTTAGTACCGAGCACTCGCCTTTTGAAATCGGCAAGGCCTACAAGCTTCGTAGTGGTGACGATGTCACGCTGCTCGGGACGGGCACCATGACCTATCAGCTTCTTGTAGCGGCAAAGCGACTTGAGGAAAAAGGAATCCATGCCGATGTGGTGCATGTTCCCACTATAAAACCTCTTGATGAAGAAACGATTTTAGAGAGCATTAAAAAAACAGGCAGAGTTGTGACAGCCGAAGAAGCGCAGATGGCGGCAGGCTTTGGCGGGGCAATCGCCGAACTGTTGGGCGAAAAGTTGCCTACACCGTTGCTTCGTGTTGGTATGAAGGATAGGTTTGGCGAAAGTGGCACCCCGGCCGAACTTATTAAGTATTTTGGCCTCGATGGAGAGTCGATTTCCCGAGACGTTGAAGAATTTGTGCGTAAAGTGCCGCGTTACCACCAGGGGTTTTAA
- a CDS encoding class II fructose-bisphosphate aldolase — MSLSIRQIRDNTVRARHLMQRSRSQKFAVGAFNIDNQETLIAVARAAQKLNSPVLVEVSDGEVKAMGLENIRDMVDNYRDEYGVEMYINLDHSPSVEAAKRGIDAGFEFIHIDISQANHDASREEIIAKTKEVVEYARFTGALVEAEERYFMGSSNLHTETINYEEVKKFNTKPDEAVDFVNQTGIDTLAIQIGNLHGLYPVPKQLDLELLQQIRDKIQCQISLHGGSGTPLHYFEDAAKIGVSKININSDMRYAFRKTLEKVLADNPDEYAVVKLMPVVYEAVQKVIEEKITAFGSAGKAVS; from the coding sequence ATGAGTTTATCAATTCGACAAATCAGAGATAATACTGTACGAGCGAGACATCTTATGCAACGAAGCCGCTCACAAAAGTTTGCGGTTGGTGCATTCAATATTGATAATCAAGAAACACTGATTGCCGTGGCGCGTGCCGCCCAAAAGCTCAACTCTCCCGTTCTCGTTGAGGTAAGTGATGGCGAAGTAAAAGCTATGGGGCTCGAGAATATTCGAGATATGGTGGATAACTACCGCGATGAGTATGGTGTTGAAATGTACATCAACCTCGATCACAGCCCAAGCGTTGAAGCGGCCAAACGCGGGATTGATGCCGGTTTTGAATTCATTCATATCGATATTTCACAAGCCAATCACGACGCAAGCAGGGAAGAAATTATCGCTAAAACCAAAGAGGTCGTTGAATATGCTAGGTTCACGGGCGCGCTTGTTGAGGCCGAAGAGCGCTACTTTATGGGCTCGTCCAACTTGCATACTGAAACGATTAATTACGAAGAAGTAAAAAAATTCAACACCAAGCCAGATGAAGCGGTTGATTTTGTGAATCAAACTGGTATTGATACGCTTGCCATACAAATCGGAAACTTACATGGTCTCTATCCGGTTCCAAAACAACTTGACCTCGAATTGCTACAGCAAATTCGTGACAAGATCCAGTGTCAAATTAGTCTTCACGGAGGAAGTGGTACGCCTCTTCATTATTTTGAAGATGCCGCAAAAATCGGTGTCAGCAAGATAAATATCAATAGTGACATGCGCTATGCGTTTCGCAAAACGCTCGAGAAAGTTCTTGCTGATAACCCCGATGAGTATGCTGTTGTAAAACTAATGCCAGTGGTTTATGAAGCTGTTCAAAAAGTGATTGAAGAAAAAATAACAGCCTTTGGTAGTGCGGGAAAAGCTGTATCATAG